The proteins below are encoded in one region of Rhododendron vialii isolate Sample 1 chromosome 7a, ASM3025357v1:
- the LOC131331913 gene encoding uncharacterized protein LOC131331913, which translates to MGGSSKRSNGPVLSFRRSNSRSDALGSSSPSDTSSFYAFSTGPNFYSSPPSPNTSSFYASSTSSNFCSSPTSNAFFNRSSSPTRVNLHGFVPLAPSPSVRFSIDRSRSPSSSMAVSPRDQVVNKQNGNPLKNLPKRTCMCSPTTHPGSFRCSLHKNSTNSQSVSYLPNRLHARRSAMANSLVRIGTVEGDWTKRALAQLIRPSSHQQRRRNNFQPRPSRLSIMSKTDDL; encoded by the coding sequence aTGGGGGGCTCGTCTAAAAGATCCAATGGCCCAGTCCTGTCCTTCCGCCGATCAAACTCACGATCCGATGCCCTGGGATCTTCCTCGCCGTCCGACACGTCGTCGTTCTACGCCTTCTCCACCGGTCCCAACTTCTACTCGTCTCCTCCGTCCCCCAACACGTCGTCCTTCTACGCCTCCTCGACCAGTTCTAACTTCTGTTCGTCGCCTACCTCCAACGCTTTCTTCAACCGCTCATCTTCCCCCACCCGCGTCAACCTCCACGGCTTCGTTCCCCTGGCGCCGTCCCCATCGGTCCGTTTCTCGATCGACAGATCGAGGTCTCCCAGCAGTTCGATGGCCGTCTCGCCCCGAGATCAAGTCGTCAATAAGCAGAACGGGAATCCTTTAAAAAATCTTCCCAAGAGGACTTGCATGTGCTCGCCTACGACCCACCCGGGGTCCTTCCGGTGCAGCCTCCACAAGAACAGCACCAACAGCCAGTCGGTTTCCTACCTGCCGAACCGGTTACACGCACGCAGGTCGGCCATGGCGAATTCTCTCGTTCGGATCGGAACCGTCGAGGGAGACTGGACGAAACGCGCCCTTGCGCAACTGATTCGGCCGTCGTCGCACCAGCAGCGACGGAGGAATAATTTTCAGCCGAGGCCGAGCCGGCTCTCGATCATGTCGAAAACGGACGATCTTTGA
- the LOC131331912 gene encoding uncharacterized protein LOC131331912, which produces MPPYEALYGRRCRTPICWNDVGERQMLAQQMEQLGEDRRLGPEMVKQTVDGVQIIRKRLKIAQDRQKSYADKRRRDLEFEVGDRVFIRVSPWKGVVRFKGKKKLAPRYIGPYEITGRVGATAYRLALPMELARLHDVFHVSMLRKYVPDSTHVLNDTEPMELKENLTYVEEPIRILERGEHVLRSKVIPLVKVQWRNHSEREATWEMEESMRKSYPHLFECGK; this is translated from the coding sequence ATGCCACCGTATGAGGCTTTATATGGCAGGAGGTGTAGAACACCAATTTGTTGGAACGATGTTGGTGAGAGACAGATGTTGGCTCAGCAAATGGAGCAATTAGGTGAGGATCGGAGGCTAGGTCCTGAAATGGTTAAACAAACCGTTGATGGAGTTCAAATTATAAGGAAGCGTTTAAAAATTGCCCAAGATCGTCAAAAGAGCTATGCTGATAAACGAAGAAGAGATTTGGAATTTGAGGTGGGTGACCGTGTATTCATTCGTGTATCGCCTTGGAAAGGGGTTGTTCGCttcaaaggaaagaagaaattgGCACCGAGGTACATTGGGCCGTATGAGATTACCGGAAGAGTAGGCGCAACGGCTTATCGATTGGCTTTGCCGATGGAATTGGCACGGTTGCATGATGTATTCCATGTTTCGATGTTGAGGAAGTATGTGCCAGATTCGACACACGTGCTAAATGATACGGAACCGATGGAACTAAAAGAGAACTTGACCTATGTGGAGGAACCAATTCGGATTTTGGAGCGAGGGGAACATGTCCTTCGTTCAAAAGTAATACCGTTGGTGAAAGTCCAATGGCGTAATCATTCAGAGCGGGAAGCTACGTGGGAGATGGAGGAGTCTATGCGAAAGAGCTATCCGCATTTGTTTGAATGTGGTAAgtaa